In one Oncorhynchus nerka isolate Pitt River linkage group LG7, Oner_Uvic_2.0, whole genome shotgun sequence genomic region, the following are encoded:
- the LOC135572592 gene encoding tumor necrosis factor receptor superfamily member 14-like, translating into MAQFESLIWTIHILLVLESIGCCIACGRAEYRIGDECCPMCSPGNRVYRYCTEFTSTSCVPCVDSTFLDEPNGLIKCKVCTNCDPGLGLMVKQPCRPSSDTVCGTLEGFYCLDPTKEGCRAAQRHSSCKPGQYISHTGTTSTDTVCAVCPDKTYSDGSLTSCQPHTECEFLEIEPGTPRSDSECGVSSLPIAGIIAGVLFFPIAIMAGVCLFMIKREMVRREILKTRQNLGKMTGIVFEPFIVFIACDIQFTL; encoded by the exons ATGGCACAGTTTGAAAGCCTGATATGGACT ATACATATTTTGTTGGTGCTTGAAAGCATTGGATGCTGTATTGCATGTGGTAGAGCTGAGTACAGAATAGGGGATGAATGTTGTCCCATGTGTTCACCAG GAAATCGTGTATATAGGTATTGTACTGAATTCACCAGTACCAGCTGTGTGCCCTGTGTTGATTCTACATTCCTTGATGAGCCCAATGGTCTCATAAAATGCAAAGTGTGTACCAACTGTGATCCAG GTTTGGGTTTGATGGTAAAGCAGCCATGTAGACCTTCATCAGACACTGTCTGTGGGACACTGGAGGGGTTCTACTGTCTAGACCCAACTAAGGAGGGTTGTAGAGCAGCCCAGAGACACAGCAGCTGTAAACCTGGTCAATACATCAGTCACACAG GAACAACATCTACAGATACTGTGTGTGCTGTCTGCCCTGATAAAACTTATTCAGATGGATCATTAACATCTTGTCAACCACATACAGA ATGTGAATTCTTGGAAATTGAACCAGGAACTCCTCGGTCGGATTCAGAATGTGGAGTATCCTCACTTCCCATAGCTGGAATCATAGCTGGTGTTCTATTTTTTCCGATAGCCATCATGGctggtgtttgtttatttatgATAAAAAGAGAAATGGTGAGAAGAGAAATattgaaaacaagacaaaacttAGGTAAGATGACTGGAATTGTATTTGAACCATTCATTGTTTTCATTGCCTGTGATATTCAGTTTACTCTGTGA
- the LOC135572666 gene encoding tumor necrosis factor receptor superfamily member 14-like, producing the protein MCSPGNHVHKHCTKFTTTSCVSCIAFTFLDEPNGLMKCAPCSSCDLDLGLRVKQPCTSQSDDFCEPQEGFFCWFSNKNGCKIAQKHRSCKPGQYIHHTGTTSTDTVCAVCPDKTYSDGSLTSCQPHTE; encoded by the exons ATGTGTTCACCAG GAAATCATGTACATAAGCATTGTACAAAATTTACCACTACCTCCTGTGTGTCCTGTATTGCTTTTACATTCCTTGATGAACCCAATGGTCTCATGAAATGTGCACCATGTTCCAGCTGTGATTTAG ATTTGGGTTTGAGGGTGAAACAGCCATGCACATCACAATCAGATGATTTTTGTGAGCCACAGGAGGGGTTCTTTTGTTGGTTCTCAAACAAAAATGGTTGTAAAATAGCCCAGAAACACAGAAGCTGTAAACCTGGTCAATACATCCATCACACAG GAACAACATCTACAGATACTGTGTGTGCTGTCTGCCCTGATAAAACTTATTCAGATGGATCATTAACATCTTGTCAACCACATACAGAGTAA